A single window of Solanum dulcamara chromosome 5, daSolDulc1.2, whole genome shotgun sequence DNA harbors:
- the LOC129890819 gene encoding uncharacterized protein LOC129890819 — protein MSRLRVNSSPDLMSNSTFEQFYDDSALEGVAANIKLLLKLIQEHKNACNKEKNDGRRMLRVATMMTILDSVRIRIQKCQSFGNKSPSEAESTSHVPIDKKHHEVMIDEKEKLRKQLNASLVARKSLEVMCSSLGKEKEIMAAELSKKVHEMNEMEDLINDLKEQNENLVERLHERSTEQKERRYSSYGGESQGNTALQERNKALSENLLRSLDGYRSIKRKWKDTHAENMAMHATMEEMTAKIGAGLARIHSFKERIASESVPSTDIQEEIVELEHMFECFKMQVAKHGPKEGECVKTTVDISACKPTVFA, from the exons ATGAGTAGACTCCGCGTAAATTCATCTCCTGATTTAATGTCGAATTCAACGTTTGAACAATTCTATGATGATTCAGCTTTAGAAG GGGTTGCGGCCAACATTAAGTTATTGCTAAAGTTGATTCAAGAGCACAAAAATGCTTGTAACAAAGAGAAGAACGATGGGCGGAGAATGTTGAGGGTGGCAACCATGATGACCATTCTGGATAGTGTTAGAATAAGAATTCAGAAATGTCAATCCTTTGGTAACAAGTCACCATCAGAAGCTGAATCTACTAGTCATGTTCCCATAGATAAGAAGCACCACGAGGTGATGATTGATGAGAAAGAAAAGCTAAGGAAGCAGCTAAACGCAAGCTTGGTAGCACGAAAGAGCCTCGAGGTCATGTGTTCAAGCTTAGGGAAAGAAAAAGAGATTATGGCAGCAGAGCTTTCCAAGAAAGTTCACGAGATGAATGAAATGGAGGACCTTATCAATGATCTCAAAGAACAAAATGAGAATTTAGTGGAAAGGCTACATGAACGTTCCACCGAGCAAAAAGAAAGGAGGTATAGCAGTTATGGAGGAGAATCACAAGGAAACACTGCCCTTCAAGAAAGAAATAAGGCACTTTCGGAGAACCTCCTAAGGTCATTGGATGGCTATAGGTCCATTAAGAGGAAATGGAAGGATACACATGCAGAAAACATGGCCATGCATGCGACCATGGAGGAAATGACAGCAAAAATTGGTGCTGGACTTGCCAGAATCCACAGCTTTAAAGAACGAATCGCCTCTGAAAGTGTGCCCTCGACGGATATCCAAGAGGAGATCGTTGAATTAGAGCATATGTTTGAATGCTTTAAAATGCAGGTGGCAAAACATGGTCCAAAGGAAGGGGAATGTGTCAAAACAACAGTAGATATTAGTGCTTGCAAGCCTACAGTTTTTGCATGA